A single region of the Bacteroidia bacterium genome encodes:
- a CDS encoding redoxin domain-containing protein, with protein sequence MAESIYPIRLKNNKGEEVPLGTYQGKVLMIVNIATRCGFAPQLKKLEKVYQKYKDKGFVVIGIPSNDFGGQNPENDEETMRTCQVNYGVSFPIFSKVSIKGKNKHPLYEYLTRKDKNGKFSFPVFWNYQKYLIDKQGRVRRVFLSMLPPSSLIVDYNIRKLLSE encoded by the coding sequence ATGGCAGAGAGTATTTACCCTATTCGTCTGAAAAATAATAAAGGTGAAGAGGTACCGTTAGGAACTTATCAAGGTAAGGTATTGATGATAGTCAATATTGCTACGCGATGCGGCTTTGCGCCCCAGCTAAAAAAGTTAGAAAAAGTGTATCAAAAATACAAAGATAAAGGCTTTGTAGTGATAGGTATTCCAAGTAATGACTTTGGCGGACAAAACCCTGAAAACGACGAAGAAACCATGCGTACCTGCCAAGTCAACTATGGAGTAAGCTTTCCCATTTTTAGCAAGGTCAGTATAAAAGGCAAAAACAAACATCCGTTATATGAATATTTGACCCGAAAAGATAAAAATGGTAAGTTCAGTTTTCCTGTTTTTTGGAATTATCAAAAATATCTAATTGACAAGCAAGGTAGAGTAAGGCGAGTGTTTTTGAGTATGCTTCCCCCAAGCTCATTGATTGTAGATTACAATATTCGCAAATTACTCTCTGAATGA